GGAATTTCTTTTACATATGTAATATATCCTGCATTTTTTCTGACATCAATTTTTTTTTCTCCATTAACTTCTAAAATTTTATCTTTTGAAATAGTTATACCTTTCTTTTTTAATTTTTCAATATTTTCTATTCTCTGATTTCTAAAATACTTGAGTTCATTTAAAAAAATACAATCAACTTTTGTTTCCTGAGCATAATCATCAAAAAAAGAATCTATTTTTTTCTGATTTTTTTCATAATTTTCATATGATAAATATAATATGTAAAGATTTTTTTCAATAGATAACTCTTCCAAACTATTACTACAAATTTCAATTGAAATTTCATTTTTTGCATCTTTATATTCTTTTTTACTAATTTCATAAAAAAATTCTTCTTTATTTGTTAATACTATTTCTTCATTATCAAAATACCTATTTATAGTAGCATTTTCTATTTCTTTAAAAAAGAAATTTACAATTTTCTTTATATTTTCTACATTATTTTTATAATATTTTAATATTACAATTATTTTTTTCATATTTTTTAATTTCCTTTCTTAATTTAATAGATAACTTTATTTAATTCTATTGATTTTAAATTAATATTTTTATCTGATAAACTTTCCATTATATCATCTAAATCTATCTGTTTAATCATATTATTATATTTCTCGGGAATATTTACTATTAATTCTCTACTTGCATTAGGAATTATTCCATTTTGAATTTTTAAATCTGGAAATTTTTGAGACATTTTCTTAATTTGTTCTGGACTAAATTTTACTTTTGCATTTCCTAATTCTGTTGCTCGTGTCTTTATTGCAGAAGTTAATTTCTTTACAGTATTATAACTTTTTTCTCCTACGTTTATTGTCTTATAACTAACAACAGAAGAAATTACTTCTCCTGAAGCATCTTTTTTTATTTTTATAAAATCAATTCCTTCAAAACTTTCAGATAAAAAAGCAATACTGATTAGTTCTCCTTTATGAAATTGATTGTACTGATACAAATTCTTCTAAATAAATACCTCTTGGAGAAGGTGCCAAATCCCATGCTTTATCTAAAAATGCTTTAGCTTCTTTTTTACTATATTTCCCATCTTGAAATATATTTTCTAACAAGTATTTTTTAGCTGTTTCTCTATGTTTAGCATTTTCTTTCCAAAAAGGAAATATTTCTTTTTTTATAGATAATTTTTTTAATTTTTTAGAACATTCTCCCTCATTATAAGTTAAAACATCATCTTCTGTTATAAAAAATGTATGAGATCCTTCAATTTCTAAATTATATACTTCAGTTTCAAAATAATATTCTTCTGTTATATTTTCTATTAATTCTTCACCATCTAAAGTTATTAAAATATCTCCTTTTGATACCTCTTTAGCTTCTATCCAAAACCTTTATTTTTTACATAAAATAAATGTCCTGAAGTTGTTTCTATTTCCTTATTTTGAATTTGAATTTTTATGCTTTCTTCTACTGTATTTGTTATTAAATTCTTAACTTCTCTCAGTACAATTTCATTATTCAATTCATCAAAACTGTAAACAATATCTCCCTCTTCTATCTCCTCTATCCTTTTATAACCATCTTTTGTTTTAACTAATGTTCCTGCAACAAAACAACCCTTTTTAGTAATATTGCATATTATTTCACTTGCTTTAAGTTTCTTTAAGTCCACTGCACTCACTATTCTTTTTCTGAATGTCTGCATACTTTCCATAGCTTCCTTCATTGGCTTGGCAATATTTCTTACTAAAGTATCCTTCAATGCTTCCCTTGTTTCCAGTATTGCTTTTCTTAATGCGGCTTTGTTTGTCGCCAGTTCCTTAACTGCTGCTTTTCCACTTTTTGCTTTGATACTTTCTTATTCAAATCACTCAAAATCTCCCTTTGAAAAAGCCTCACTTCCTCTCTCTACAACAACACAGCCCCAATTACATAATCCACTCCCCATTTAGTGAATCCGCAACCCTCTCAATAAGTGAACTCACTCTTTCATGCTGCTCCTGCAGTAATTCAAAACTTGCATGATTTATTGCCACCTTCTCTTCATCCGACATATTTTCTAATGCCCGTGACTTCAGTAAATTCTCTAAACTTTTTTTATCCATTTTCTCTTCCTCTCGCTTCATTCTTAACAATTTATTTTTTAGACTTCTTTCATTTTTATTTTATCCTATTATTGATTTTTTTACTTTTCTTCTTTAGGCAATCCCATTATTTCCCTGAACTTCTTCAACGCTTCCTCCAACTCATATGTTTCTCCTGTATCAAATGTTATTGTGCTTATCCAATCCTTTGTATACGAATCTATAAACCTGTACACTCTTTCTTTTAAATCTGTATCAAAATCTTTTATCCTTTCGATAAACCTGCTTACTGGAAATACACTGCCTTTGTACAAAGTTCTTTCTGTTCTTGAACCTAGCCAGTTTCGTGTTTCATCAAATTTTTTATCAGCTTCTTTTTTGGTAATCTGTTCTTGTGTTATCTTTGTTTCTTTAGGTTGTATCAAGATTTTTCTATCATCATCACTTATTTTATCCAAAACCATTTCTTCTTTTTTTTCAATATTATTTTTTTTTCTCTCAATTTCTACATATTTATTCAAATTTTCTTCAAAAAATTTCAGGACATGTTCATTTGTCCTCAATGAACCGTCATTAAATTTTACCATTTCTATTTTATTTTCTTTTAGATAATCTTTTATTCTTCTAAGCATTTCATCTTTATCTATTTGTCTTACTCTTTGCAATATATTCTCTAATTTTAATTTTTCAACATCTTTTCCCTGCTTTATTTTTGGTAAGTAATTAAAGATTTCAAAAAAGTTTTTTTCTGCTTCTAAATCAAATTCTAGTTCTTCTTCACTAGAAAATCTTTTTCTGTATTTTTTAGAATAAATAATATTTCCATTTTCATCATATTCTATTTGTTCTAAAAGGTTTTTATTCAAAAATATATTTTTCCTTATTATATTTAATTTTTTATCAAAATGATAAATAACTCTAAAAATATTTTTCCCGTTATATTTAAAAAACTCTTCTGAAAAAACTTTCTTTTCTTTATTATTATAATATCTTTTTTCATTTATTAATTTATTATTTTCATATAAACTTTCATAAACAAAATTTTCATTTTCTGGAAAAAAATATCTTTTTCCTTCAATTTTTCCATCTTTAAAAAATTTTTTTTCTCTTAATTTTCCATTTAAATAAAATTGTTTATATTCACCTTCTTCCTTATCATTTTTCATATTATAAATTTCATAAATAACTCCTGTTTCATCAATATTTAATCTTGATTAGTTATTCGCTCGATCTTGCTGAAAAACTCGAGCCATAATAAATTTTGTAAATTCCATTTTTTTTATTATTTTTCATTTCATATTTTTTCTTTTATTTTTCCCGTTTCTTCATTATACTCAAACCAATTTCCTTCCTCAAAATCATCTTTATAATTTCCAACTAATTTTAAATTACCATTTTCTAAGAACTCTTTCATCTCTCCATTCTTTTTACCATTAACAAAATTTAATTCATATTTTTTATTTCCGCTTTCCGAATAAATTATGCTTTTTCCTTCAATTTTATCATGAACATAGTTAGCTTTAGAATAAATATTTCCATTTTGATGATAACTTATCCATTTTCCTTCTTTTAAGCCATCTCTATAAAATCCTTCTAATTCAATTTCTCCTGTTTTGAAATATCTTTTATATTTTCCATAAAAAACGTCATTTTTATAATTCAATTCCAATTTTTTGATATTTTCTTTATAAAATTCTTCATACATCCCTTCTCTTTTTCCCTAATATAAAATTTTCAATTATTTTTACTTGATTATTTTGATAATAAGTTTTCCACTGCCCATCTTTTAACCCTAATCTTATCATTCCTTCAGAATGTAGTTGCCCATTTTCATACTCTAATTCTAATTTCCCATTATATCTAATTTCATTATCATCAAATAAAACTAACTGTCCATCTATTTCTTTTATATTAAAAATTTCTCCTACTTTTTGATTATAATTCGCTCTTTTTATTTCCATTTTTTCCTTCTTTCAAGTAAGAGTACTGTAATTTAAATTTACAGTACCTTAATCAATAATTTTATTTTTTCTTTTTTTGATAACACATCAATTAAATTTCTTACTTGTTCTTCACTAATTCTTTTCTTTTGTGTCTTCATCTGGAATATAATATAATTTATCTATAAATTCATCAAAATTATCTGCTATTAGCTCCCAGTTGTATATTGTTTCCATCATATTTGATAAGTCTTCATCTTGAATTGCAGTCCATATTTTTGATGTAGTCTTATCAATAAATATGTAGTCACATAATCCTGAAAATGGTACTAAATTATCTGTTAAATAATAATCAGGTCTTCCTAATTTTTCATATTCCCCCGTTTCCTGATAATATTCATCCAATTCCATAAGAAAATTTAATTTAGATTCAACATTTTTATCTTTTAACCATAAACCATCAATATAATAATCTTCTTCAGATTTTTATTTTCTCCTTTTCTACAATAAGTAGCGTCATTAAACTCAATAAAATTATAATCTTCTAATAAATATCTATATTTTTTAATTCCACATTTTTTAAAAAATTCTTCTGTGAAATATTTACTTTTTTCTGTTCTTTTTTCTATATACTTCTTACTTATTATAAAATTCAATTCTTTATTCATTTCCATTTTATTCTCCTCTTTTCATTCCATCTAATGCCTGTGGCCCTTTATGTGCCACACCACCTTTGTTAGCATTATGCCTTTTTGTTTCTTGCATTTCAAAAGTATAATCAAAATCTCTGTTGTCTCTTGCATGATGTATAACAATGCCTTCTTCTCTTAAATAATCAATAATATCATCTTTGTCACTTTGGGTTAATTTTAAATATATTTCATTTTTAGATTCAGCTAAATTAATACCGTCTTTTTCTATAATTTTTTTTGTATTTTCTCTTATATCTTCAGCGAATTTTCCAAAATCTCGATTATGATTTCTTGAAGCATAAGGAACTTTAATAGGATCTCCTATATGACCAGAAATTGTTGTATAACCATCATTCACATCCACCATACCTAAAGTTATATCTCCATTATCATCCCAACCATATAAATATTTTGTTCTATCATCTGATACTGCAAAAAATCCACCTTTATTATATTTTTTTGGATTATTTTCAGAATGTCTTTCTATCCATTCTTTTATTTCAGGAGAACCTTTCGGCTTATTATCTTTAAGTTCACGTCCAAGAGGTGTTAATTTCTCACCATCAAATAATTTATCTAGATTATTTTCATCAAAAAATTCTTTTTCATTATGAACTAAAATTCCATTTTCTCCAACAAAATAATTATGATTTCCTTCAACTTCAAAATTATAAACAAAAATTTCTTTTTCATAAAAAATTTCTCGTTTTTCCAATAATTTTATTTCTACATTATTTACTGTAAATAGTTTTGTATCCAATTTTATATCTTCTGCAATAATATATTATACAATCTATGTTTCAAAAAAACCTTTAAATACTTTTGAACCATCTCTCCTATATTCCTCATTTAAGCCATTCAGTAAACTATTTTTATATTCATTAATTCCCCTTAATTCTCCTGTATCAAAGTAATGCAACCATCTTCCTTCCCTCAATCCATCAATGATTTTCCCCCTTGTAATTACTACATTCCCTGAAAAAATCTCTATTTCTGCTGTTACTTTTTCTCCATCCCTGCTTAAAATTTCTGTTCCGTCTACTGTTTTCACATCAAAATATTCATAAAATTTTTCATGTTCATCTATTTTTAATATTTTCATTACTTCCTCCTAAATTCTTGAATTTCTTATATACTTAGCAAGGAACTACCAGATTCTCTTTAAAAAAGTTTATTACATTCTCCTGTCCTTTTATTTCTTCCCTATTTTTGAAATAAATATTTTCAATATTATTTTCTTTTATGTAATTTTCTATTTTGCTTTTTATAACATTGAAAATAACTTTTTTATTTCTGATTGAAATATTAAAATTTTTTAATTTATCTGTTTTGTTTTTTAAAGTAACTTCTGAATTTTCAAATCTTTCTATAATTTCCAACTCATCAACTCTTTTATGATTTTTTATTTTTTCCAAATAAGATACTATATCTACAGGTAGTTCTATTGTATTTTGCATTTCTCTATAAAAATTTATTTCTAATTTTTTCTCCATTTCACTTGTATCTCCATCATTGAAAAAATCTTCTAATATTTTATGAACTATTTTTTTATCTTTTACAAAATATTTTAATGGTATTTTATAAAAATAATCATTTACATCAGCAACTCCTTTAAAATTTGGCAATTCATCACTTCCCTCTAAATTTACATATACACATATGTATTCCCATTCATTTTTATAAACTGTTATATATACCAACCCTTCAATTATATCTACTGTCATTTTTTTTAAAATTTTATATTTAAATACTGGATCATTATTCTCTTTTTTTACTCTAATCATTAGATCAAACCCGCCTAAATAATCTTTATCTTCTACACTTTTATCAAACTCCTTATCAAAAATGTTCAATGTTTCTTCTAAAGTTATTTTTTTTTTATTTTCTGTTTAAGAACATATTCTTTTTTATTATTCATTTTATCTGTATTCCTTTCATTTTTATTATTTTAAATAGTTTAAATTAATAAGTTTAGTATTTTCGAAACTACTATGCCAGAAAAATATTCCATCAGGTGCAACTACAGTTATAGAATTTGCTCCTGCTTGTTTTGCATATTCGGCAACAGATGTTTGGCAAAATCCACATGGAGTTTTTCCATATTTACTTTTAAATTCTTCTATAAAATCTAACTTTGTTACAACATCTTTATTAGTAAAATCAACTCCATCTACAACTAAACCTTCTGCTGATTCTATTTCAGCATGTATGTCATCTTTCGTTACATTAGGATAACCTCCTGGATTATCTAAGTTTTTCTCTTTAAATTCTTGTGAAGGATATTTTATTTCTTCAGTTTTTACATATTCCGCTCTACCTTTTCCTGTATTATTCATACCATAAGCACGAGATACATCTCCTGTTTCATCTATCACAGATGTTTCTGAAACAACTTTTATTTTATCTGCTTTATTTACTTTTGGCTTTTCAAGGTATCTTCCTTTAACATTTATCCCTTTCATTTCTGCTTTTTTCATATCTTCAAGTACATCATCTACATATTTTTGAAAATCTTTAACATCTTCAATTTCCATTCCTGTTATTTTCTTTATATCCTCAATTTTTTCAATACAACTAGCATTATGAACCAACAAATCCTTCTCCGATACAAAATAATTATGATTATCTTCAATCTCTAAATCATACATTATTTTTGGATTAACATTTCTAGTTATCTCTTTTGCTTCTAAACTTATTATTTCACCAGTCAACGTGTATACTTTTGTCCCTAAATCCAGTTCTTCTGCTGTTATCCATTCTCCGTCTGATGTCATAAATTCATGATTAAATGTTGTTTCTATTTCTATATTTTCTTTAAATTTTAATTTTAATGTATTTTCTTGATTATAGGTTTTTAATACTTCTAATACTGGCTTTAATTCTATTTCTCCTGTTAACAAATTATATGAGTATATCAACTCTCCCTTCTTAATATTTTCTATTTTTACATATCCATTTGGAGTCCTTACAAGCGTTTCTTCAGAAAAACAGCCATTAAATCCTAATGAGGTTTTGAATTCACATATTTTTGCCTTTATTTTTGGAACAGCATCTTTTCCAGCCACAACTATCTTTTTTCCTGCTGCTAATATGTCATCAGCCAATCTTTTAAGGCTCGGAGCTTCACTAAATGCTTTTATATATTTAGCACTTTTTATCACTCCCTTAACTCCTCCTTTAAATGCTGCTGTCGATACATCAGCAATTGTCTCTGCTGCTTGTCCTGCATTTTTTACCATATCTTTGGCTGCTTCTGCCGGCTTTAAACTTTTTGCCCATTTTCCTGTATTCTCAGCTATTTCTGCTACGGCATTTCCACCTTTTCTAGCTATATTAAATGCTTTTATTCCTCCACCTATTATTGGTATCACTCCTATTGCAGATAAACCAAATCCTAG
This is a stretch of genomic DNA from Leptotrichia hofstadii. It encodes these proteins:
- a CDS encoding hint domain-containing protein is translated as MAEIALGFTGFDVIMDIRDMAACAMKGDWLGFGLSAIGVIPIIGGGIKAFNIARKGGNAVAEIAENTGKWAKSLKPAEAAKDMVKNAGQAAETIADVSTAAFKGGVKGVIKSAKYIKAFSEAPSLKRLADDILAAGKKIVVAGKDAVPKIKAKICEFKTSLGFNGCFSEETLVRTPNGYVKIENIKKGELIYSYNLLTGEIELKPVLEVLKTYNQENTLKLKFKENIEIETTFNHEFMTSDGEWITAEELDLGTKVYTLTGEIISLEAKEITRNVNPKIMYDLEIEDNHNYFVSEKDLLVHNASCIEKIEDIKKITGMEIEDVKDFQKYVDDVLEDMKKAEMKGINVKGRYLEKPKVNKADKIKVVSETSVIDETGDVSRAYGMNNTGKGRAEYVKTEEIKYPSQEFKEKNLDNPGGYPNVTKDDIHAEIESAEGLVVDGVDFTNKDVVTKLDFIEEFKSKYGKTPCGFCQTSVAEYAKQAGANSITVVAPDGIFFWHSSFENTKLINLNYLK
- a CDS encoding toxin-antitoxin system YwqK family antitoxin; amino-acid sequence: MKILKIDEHEKFYEYFDVKTVDGTEILSRDGEKVTAEIEIFSGNVVITRGKIIDGLREGRWLHYFDTGELRGINEYKNSLLNGLNEEYRRDGSKVFKGFFET
- a CDS encoding toxin-antitoxin system YwqK family antitoxin is translated as MEIKRANYNQKVGEIFNIKEIDGQLVLFDDNEIRYNGKLELEYENGQLHSEGMIRLGLKDGQWKTYYQNNQVKIIENFILGKKRRDV
- a CDS encoding Hint domain-containing protein — translated: MKDTLVRNIAKPMKEAMESMQTFRKRIVSAVDLKKLKASEIICNITKKGCFVAGTLVKTKDGYKRIEEIEEGDIVYSFDELNNEIVLREVKNLITNTVEESIKIQIQNKEIETTSGHLFYVKNKGFG
- a CDS encoding toxin-antitoxin system YwqK family antitoxin: MKNDKEEGEYKQFYLNGKLREKKFFKDGKIEGKRYFFPENENFVYESLYENNKLINEKRYYNNKEKKVFSEEFFKYNGKNIFRVIYHFDKKLNIIRKNIFLNKNLLEQIEYDENGNIIYSKKYRKRFSSEEELEFDLEAEKNFFEIFNYLPKIKQGKDVEKLKLENILQRVRQIDKDEMLRRIKDYLKENKIEMVKFNDGSLRTNEHVLKFFEENLNKYVEIERKKNNIEKKEEMVLDKISDDDRKILIQPKETKITQEQITKKEADKKFDETRNWLGSRTERTLYKGSVFPVSRFIERIKDFDTDLKERVYRFIDSYTKDWISTITFDTGETYELEEALKKFREIMGLPKEEK
- a CDS encoding toxin-antitoxin system YwqK family antitoxin, whose product is MYEEFYKENIKKLELNYKNDVFYGKYKRYFKTGEIELEGFYRDGLKEGKWISYHQNGNIYSKANYVHDKIEGKSIIYSESGNKKYELNFVNGKKNGEMKEFLENGNLKLVGNYKDDFEEGNWFEYNEETGKIKEKI